Proteins encoded within one genomic window of Oryza glaberrima chromosome 12, OglaRS2, whole genome shotgun sequence:
- the LOC127757949 gene encoding uncharacterized protein LOC127757949, with protein MRYTFGHIPKSSFVGCDSRLQIFSIKLLLRNTSTTGHQLQWPLHVYGLVATRDSLDPRRNLLFNRTRDNCQILTQQDPFLVLTGPSRAIVLIDPVQFEVQLKAKSNNNTLHDHPDQDQIVNFGVVNSGYLPGPTSHCIGKRSEVELAISVLDRSSSQSSWPDHLQGRLISRTASTIHQEIVLLDSQKQQDGKMPIDDDGFIQLSRRVVSVELAGQLIVQVLAFNSQQQQQQQQQQQVVDNDNDNKKDEIVAKHEIVFDPKEASLSVETCELQLGGGGGGPCKLQISVAWSLVDRLPPVGYF; from the exons ATGCGTTACACGTTTGGACACATcccaaaatcaagttttgttggCTGCGACAGCAGATTGCAGATCTTCTCAATCAAACTCCTCCTCCGCAACACCAGCACAACAGGCCATCAGCTCCAGTGGCCACTTCATGTCTATGGCCTCGTCGCTACCAGGGACTCTCTTGATCCTAGGCGCAACCTTCTCTTTAATCGCACTAGAGACAACTGCCAAATCCTTACTCAACAG GATCCCTTTCTAGTGCTAACAGGACCGTCTCGCGCAATTGTCTTAATTGATCCTGTTCAATTTGAGGTTCAGCTCAAAGCAAAGTCCAATAACAACACCCTGCATGATCATCCTGACCAAGATCAAATTGTTAACTTTGGAGTGGTGAATTCTGGCTATCTTCCGGGCCCAACGAGTCATTGCATCGGCAAGCGAAGTGAGGTCGAGCTCGCAATCTCAGTGCTTGATCGGTCGAGTTCGCAATCGTCATGGCCGGATCATCTCCAAGGAAGGCTTATTTCCCGTACGGCCAGCACAATTCATCAAGAAATCGTGCTACTTGATTCTCAAAAACAACAAGATGGAAAAATGCCTATCGATGATGACGGCTTCATTCAGCTTTCAAGGCGTGTTGTTTCGGTAGAACTGGCTGGCCAACTCATAGTTCAAGTGCTGGCTTTCAAttcccagcagcagcagcagcagcagcagcagcagcaagtagTTGACAATGACAACGACAACAAGAAGGATGAGATTGTTGCAAAACACGAGATTGTTTTTGATCCTAAGGAAGCTTCATTGAGTGTGGAGACGTGTGAGCTACaactaggaggaggaggaggaggcccatGTAAGCTTCAAATCTCTGTTGCTTGGTCTCTGGTCGATAGGCTTCCCCCTGTTGGCTATTTCTAA